Below is a genomic region from Sphingopyxis terrae subsp. terrae NBRC 15098.
GCTGCCGACCCCGGACGATATTGCCGACGCCGTCGCCTGGCTTGCCCGCGCCGAGGCGGTGACGGGGCAGACGATCTTCGTCGATGGCGGCGCGCATCTGGCGCCGCTGGGCCGCGATTTCGTGGCGCTGGAGCGCGATTGACGCCCCGCCTGTCCCCGCGAAGGCGGGGACCCATAGCCAGATTAGGCGAGCTTCGCTTCAGGACGCTCCGGGCTCCCGCCTGCGCGGGAGCACACGCGAAGCTTTTGGCCGCTCAGTAAATATGCACCGCCTTGGCGACCAGATAACCGTCGAGACCCTCGGGTCCGCTCTCGCTGCCGAAGCCCGACTCCTTGATCCCGCCGAAGGGCATGTCATTGGCCGAGATGACGAAGCTGTTGATCCCGACCATGCCGCTTTCGATGCCGTCGGCGACGCGGTTGATGCGGCGGCCGTTTTCGGTGAAGGCGAAGGCGGCAAGGCCATAGGGCAGCCGGTTCGCCTGTTCGAGCGCGTCTTCTTCGGTCGCGAACGGCCGGATCAGCGCCATCGGGCCAAAAGGTTCGTTGTTCATCGCATCGGCGTCGAGCGGAACGTCGGCCAGCGCCGTCGGCTGGAAGAAATAGCCCTCGCCCGTCGCGGCGCCGCCCGCGATCACCCGTGCGCCCTTTGCGGTCGCATCGGCAATCATCGCCTCCAGCGCGGGGGCGCGGCGCGCGTTGGCGAGCGGTCCCATCTGGGTGCCGGCATCGAGCCCGCTGCCGATCTTCACGCGCGCGGTGCGTTCTGCAAAGCCCTTCACGAAGGCGTCGTAGATGCCGTCCTGCACATAGAAGCGCGTCGGCGAGACGCAGACCTGGCCGGCGTTGCGGAACTTCTGCGTCACGACGCGGTCGAGCGTCGTTTCAAGGTCGCAATCGTCGAACACCAGCACCGGGGCGTGTCCGCCGAGCTCCATTGTGATGCGCTGCACCCGGTCGGCGGCGAGCTTCATCAGATGCTTGCCGACCGCGGTCGATCCGGTGAAGCTGACCTTGCGGATCACCTCGCTGCCGAGCAGGTGGCGGCTGATCATGTCGGGATTGCCATAGACGAGCTGGACCACATCGCCAGGGATGCCCGCATCGGCAAGGCAGCGCATGATCGCGCTGGTGCAGCCCGGCGTTTCCTCGGGCGCCTTGGCGATCACGACACAGCCCGCGGCGAGCGCTGGCGCGACCTTCTTGATCATCAGATTGACAGGAAAATTCCACGGGCTGAACGCCGCGACCGGACCGACGGGCTGTTTCAGCACCATCGCGCGCTGACCCGCCGGACGCTGCACGACGCGGCCCTCGATCCGCTTGCCCTGTTCGGCAAAATATTCGAGCAACGACGAGGCCGAAAGCACTTCGCCGCGCGCTTCGGCGATCGGCTTGCCCTGTTCGAGCGTGAGCAAGGTCGCGATATGGTCGGCGCGTTCGCGGATCAGTCCGGCGGCCTTGCGCATCAGCGCGGCGCGCTCGTCAGGGGTCTTGGCGCGCCAGACCGGCCAGCCGCGCGCGGCGGCGGCAAGCGCTTCGTCGAGGTCGGCCGCGGTCGCCACCGGCAGCTCGGCGATCGTCGCCGCGGTCGCGGGGTTATAGACCGGCCGCGCCTCGCGCCCTTCGCCGCTCCGCCAGGCACCGTCGATGAAAAGCTGGAGGTCGGCGTCGTAGGTCGCGGTCATTGGGCAATTTCCTGTCTGATCCGTTCGCATCGAACGGGAAATGGAGGGTCATCAGATGGCGCCCATATAGGAGCGATCAGCGATAGTTAAAGCTGATGCTGATCCGTTCGTCCTTGCCGGCGTTCGGCATCACTTCGTGCCGCAGCCAGCTTTCCCACAGAAAAATGCGCCCCGCCGCGGGCGCGGCATAGATGAAGGGCTGCAGGCTCTCGGGCGCATCCTCGCTCCGCCCCGGCGCCGCCATCAGCATCGCGAGTCGCGGATCTTCGAGCTTCAGCGCCCCCGATCCGGACGGAACGGCGACATAGAAGGTGCCCGATACGATGCTGTGCGGGTGGATGTGCCCGCTGTGCGTGCCGCCGGGTTTGAGGACATTGACCCACAGGCTGTCGAGCTTGAGCGGCTTGGCGAGATCAAAGTGACACGCCTTGGCAAAGGCCTTCACATGCTTGTCGAGCAGGCGCTTGAGGTCGTGAAAGGCGGGGTCGCGGTCGGGCAGGTCGTCAAGGCTGGCGTAGCTGGTGTAGCCGCGATAGCCGTGCGCGCGGCTCCACGCCTTGCCCGCGCCATCCTCGCGAGCGAACAGCCGGCAGCTTTCCTCCAGCTCTTGCAATAGGTCGGGCGCGGCAATGTCGGCCTCGTAAAAATTTGTGGCGAAGAGCGTGCGAACGGGCATGATGCGCGCAAAGCACAGCAAGGGCATGAGAGCAAGGGAGACGAGAATGGCCGAGTTTGAACTGATCGCCGATGGATTGCGCTTTCCCGAGGCGCCGGTGGTGATGGACGACGGCAGCGTCATCGTGACCGAGATCGAGGCCGGCCGCATCACGCGCTGCTGGCCCGGCGGCCGCAAGGTGGTGGTCGCGGCGCCCGGCGGCGGCCCCAACGGTCTGGCGATCGGTCCCGACGGCAAGCTTTACTGCTGCAACAACGGCGGCTTCGAATATACCGAATCGAACGGCTATCTGGCGCCGCACGGCATCGCGAAGGATTATTCGGGCGGCCGCATCGAACGCATCGACATCGAAACGGGCGCGGTCGAAATCCTCTACAAATCGGGCGACAACGGCGTCGTGCTGCGCGGCCCCAACGACATCATGTTCGACAGCCACGGGGGCTTCTGGTTCACCGATCATGGCAAGGTCGATTATGAAAAGCGCTGCCACGACATCGTTGGCATCTTCTATGCCAAGGCCGACGGCAGTTTTATCGAGGAAGTGATCTTTCCGTCGAATAATCCGAACGGCGTGGGCCTCTCACCCGACGGCAAGGCGCTCTACGCCGCCGAGACCTACACCTGCCGCCTGATGAAGTTCAACATCACCGCGCCCGGCAAGGTCGCCCCCGACGCCGGTCCCGGCGGCCCCGGCATCCCGCTCTATCGCCCCGCCGGCTATAAATTCTTCGACAGCCTGGCGATGGAGGCGAGCGGCAATATCTGCGTCGCGACCATCGGCGAATGCGGGATCAGCGTCGTGTCGCCGTCGGGAGAGTTGGTGGAGTTCGTCGCGACCGACGATATTTTCACCACCAACATCGCCTTTGGCGGCGCCGACATGCAGGATGCCTATATCACCTTGTCGGGCACCGGGCGGCTGGTAAAGACGCGCTGGAACCGGCCGGGACTGACGCTGCAATATTGATCGGCCGCCGGTCGGAAAAGGGGAAGATATGCGCCGCGATACTCACCGCGAAACCCACGCCGTCGCGCGGATCGGATGGCTGCGCGCCGCAATCCTGGGCGCCAACGACGGCATCGTCTCGACCGCGAGCCTGATCGCGGGGGTCGCGGCGGCGGGCGCGGCGCAACCCTCCATCCTCCTCACCGGCACCGCCGGGCTGGTCGCTGGCGCGATGTCGATGGCGGCGGGCGAATATGTCTCGGTCAGTTCGCAGGGCGACGCCGAAAAGGCCGACATTGCAAAGGAACGGCACGAACTCGCCACCGACCCTGAATTCGAGCTGGAGGAGCTGACCCAAATCTATCAGGAGCGCGGGCTCGACCGTCCGCTCGCCGAACAGGTCGCCGCGCAGCTTACCGCGCATAATGCGCTCGACAGCCATTTGCGCGACGAACTGGGGCTGACCCACCATATGAAGGCGCGTCCGGTGCAGGCCGCCGTCGCATCGGCCGCCAGCTTCACTGCGGGCGCGGCGTTGCCTCTGCTGGTGGTTTTCCTCGATACGGGATCGTCGCTGCCATGGACGGTGTCCGGCGCGTCGCTCGTTTTCCTCGCAATCCTCGGCGCGCTCGGCGCGTGGGCGGGCAATGCGCCGATGCTGCGCCCCGTGCTGCGCGTTACCTTCTGGGGCGCCTTCGCCATGGCGCTGACCATCGCGATCGGATCGCTGTTCGAGGCGCCGCTGGGCTGACGGGAGAGAGAAGCATGAACGATACGGCCTGGACCATCGACATCGATCGCGACACGATTTCGAAGGCGGCACTTGCACGGGCAGATCATGCGCCGCTGCGCGCCGGCGAGGTTCGTGTGCGCGTCGACAGCTATGCGATGACGGCGAACAACATAACCTACGCCGTCTTCGGCAAGCCTGCGGGACTGTTCGGCAACGACCAGGGTTATTGGGACTTTTTCGCCGAGCGTGATGCGCCCGCCCGCCTGCCTGTCTGGGGGTTCGCCACCGTGATCGAGAGCGCCGCCGAGGGCATCGCGCCCGGCGATCGCTTTTACGGCTATTATCCGATGGCAAGTCATGCGGTGCTCAGCGCGGGCAAGATCGGCGCCAGCGGCTTCACCGACATCACGCCGCGGCGCACCACCCTGCCCCCCATTTACAATCAATATCAGCGGATCGAGGCTTTGCCCGACTATCGCGCCGATCATCATGATTATTGGCCGATCTTCCGTCCGCTCTTCCTCACCGGCTGGCTGATCGCCGACCAGTTCGAGGATGAAGGCGATTATGGCGCCGACCAGATCCTGATTGCCAGCGCGTCGAGCAAGACCGCGATCGGCCTCGGCTTCGCGCTCGCCCAGCGTGCGGGGCCCCGCCCCGTCAGCATCGGACTGACGAGCAAGGCCAATGTCGCGGCGCTGGCCGCGCAGGGCATCTACGACCGTGTGATCGCCTATGACGATATCGCTATGCTCGACGCTGCGGTGCCGTCGGCCTTTGTCGACATGGCGGGCAATGGCGCGGTCACCCGCGCGGTCCACGGACATTTCGGCGATGCGCTGAAGGTATCGATCATCGTCGGCAAATCGCACTGGGATGCCGAGGCCGACGCTGCGGCCTTGGCCGGCCCCGAACGGCAGGGCTTCTTCGCCCCCGGCCGCAGCCAGAAGCGCGTCGGCGACTGGGGCGCCGCGGGCTTCGGGCAGCGGATCGCCGAGGCATGGCTGGGCTTCATGGCGGTTGCGCCGCGCATCGCGCGCATCGACCGGCGCGAAGGTAGCGCCGCGGCGCTCGATGCCTATCGCGAAATGCTGTCGGGACGCGCCGATCCCGCGGCGGGGATATTGGTCATCCCCTGACGCAGCGCCCCCCCCCTGCGTCCCCCTCCCGGTCAGAGCTTGACCGCGGCGTTGCCGCCTTCGGCCCACAGCGCCGATCCCGAAACGAAGCTCGCCATATCGCTCGCCAGAAACAGCGCCGCCTGCGCGATCTCTTCGGGCTCGGCGATGCGCTTCATTGCGTGCAGGCTGGCGGCCCATGCCTTCGACTCGGCATCGCCCGCCATCGCCGTATCGGTCCCGCCCGGGATCAGCGCATTGGCGCGAATGCCCGCCGCGCCATAATCGGCGGTGATCCCGCGCACGAGCCCGAGCAGCCCCGCCTTGGCAGCGCCGTAACAGGCCATGCCCGGCAGGCCGACGCTGTTGCCGACAAAGCTTGAGGTAAAGATCAGGGCGCCCTTGCCGCGCGCCAGCATCGACGGAATCTGCGCGCGGGCGCCCAGAAAGGCGGCGGTCAGATTGGCCGCGATCACCGCGTCCCAATTGCCCGGCGCCTGATCGGCGAGCGGGGCGAGCGCGCCGACCGTACCCGCGTTGTTGTAGGCTATGTCGAGCCCGCCCCACGGCGCGCAGGCGGCAACCAGCGCCTCGTGCGTCGCCGCATCGGCAACGTCGCCCGCGACCGCGCGCGCCGTTCCGTTATCGGCGGCAATTTCGGCGACCACGGCATCAAGCCGCGCCCGGTCGCGTCCGCCGAGCACGAGCCGCGCGCCGTGACGCGCAAACAGCCGCGCGGCGGCGCGCCCGATTCCCGAACTGGCGCCGGTGATGATGACGGTCTTTCCTTCGAGCAGCATAAATCCTCCGGTGAATGAACAGCGCCGCCCCTTGCCGTAGCGGCAGGGGCGCGGCGTCCCGAAAGATGCGGTCAAATTCGCTTGATCTTGGACGATAGCGCGCGGCATGGCCGTCGGCATGGCTCAATATACGCATGTGATCTTCGACTTCGGCGGCGTCATCACCGCCTCGCCCTTCGAAGCCTTCAACCGGCTGGAAGCCGAACGCGGGCTACCGCGCGATTTCGTGCGCGGGGTGAATGCGCGCAACCCCAACACCAATGCCTGGGCGCTGTTCGAGCGCGCCGAGATCGACGCCGCGACCTTCGACACATTGTTCGCCGAAGAAGCGCGCGCGCTGGGCCACGACCTCGAAGGTGAAGCGGTTCTGGCGGTCCTCGCCGGCGCGGTGCGCCCGCAAATGGTTGCGGCGCTCGACACGTTGAAGGCCGGCGGTTTCACGATCGGCTGCATCACCAACAATGTGCCGTCGGGCAAAGGCGCCGGCATGGCGCGCAGCGAGGCGATGGCGGCCGAAGTCGCGGCGATCATGGCGCGCTTCGACCATGTCATCGAATCGTCGAAGGTCGGCGTGCGCAAACCCGACCCGCGCATCTATCAGATGATGTGCGCGGCGCTGGGCGTCGAACCCGCGGCGTGCATCTACCTCGATGACCTTGGCATCAACTGCAAACCCGCCGCGGGGCTTGGCATGCACGCGATCAAGGTGACGAGCGGCGAACAGGCGCTAGCCGACCTGTCCGCCGCACTGGGCGTGCCGCTACCCTGAGGGTCCAGAAGGGGACATTTGCCCGCGTCATCCCGGACTTGATCCGGGATGACGAGGGTGGATGTGGCAGGCTTCGGTCGTTCGCCGTCGTCCAGGCCTGTCTTTCCGGCCTAGTGCGCGAGCAGCAGCGGATAGCGGCCGCCCGTCACCAGATATTGCGTGGCGCCGCCGAAGATCGTCTCGCGCAGCCGGCTGCGACCGAAGGCCCCCATCACGATCAGACCGGCATCAAGCGCGCCGGCTTCCTTTTCGATCCGCTCCTCGGGGGTTTCGGCACCGCGCTCGATCGCGCGCAGTTCGGCGTGGATGCCGTGCCGTGAGAGATAGCGCGCCGCATCTTCGGCCGCGAAATCGCCCTCGTCGCCACCGATCGTGACGATCACGACCGGGCGGTCCTTCAGAAAGGGAACCGCGGCGCGCACCGCATGGGCGGCTTCGGGGCTGCCGTTCCACGCGATCAGCGCCGGCTTGTCGAAATCGAGCGCCTTGCTGTCCTGCGGCAGCGCCAGAACCGGAACCGAAGCGGTCAGCGCCAGATCGCCCGCAAGCATCGGCGGGCCGCTGCGGAAATCGCCCTTCGCCTTGGGCAGGCTGACGATCGCCAGATCGGCGAGCGTCGCGGCGCCCGACAAGGCGCTGACGATTTCACCGTCGGCCATTTCGATGTCCCACGGCACATCTTCCTTCGCCAGCCGGTCGGCAAGCCGGCTTTCGAGCGCCAGATCGTCGGCCTGCGCCTTCGCCAGCGCCTCGGCGGCGAAATAGGTGCCGCCGAACGGATCGAAGCTGACGAATTCGCGCAGCGGCGTCGCGATGAGCAGGCTGACATGGCCTTCGAAACGGCGGGCGCAATCGAGCGCGACCTGCAAACGTCCTTCGGACGCGGCATCGCTGTCGGCGTGAACCAGAATTGAGCGCATTGGGGGCCTCCTTTATCCAGTGAACATCAGAATAATGCGCCGCGCGATCCTATCGTTCATTGACCGGGGTCAAAAGCGGCGAATCTTCGCGTGCCGCGCTATCCCGCGGTCAGGCTGAGCCCCGCGGCCTGATCGAAGATGCGCGTCAGCACCGGTTCGGTATCGGACACGCGCATCGCGACGCGGAATTCGACCGGCGCGAGCGCGGGCAGCCCCGCCAGTTCGACGAGCGTGCCTGCGGCAACCTCGGCGCGCACCATCGGTTCGGGAAAGATGCCGACACCGCCGCCGGCGCGTGCGATGTCGATCATCATCCGGGCGTTGTTGCACAGGTTCAGCGATTTCTGCGCGATCCGCGATGCCGCGATCGCCTCGCGCATCCGGCCATGGATCGGCGAAGGGCTGGCGAGCGACCAGACGGGAACCTGCTGTTCGCCCGTTCCGCGCTCGAACAGCGCCGCGACCGCGGGATTGGCGAGCCAGAGCAGCGCAACCTCACCGATCGGGCTGGTCCGAAGCGCCGGATGCGCGATCGGCCCTGCCGCGAAGGCAAGGTCGGTGCGGCCGGTCAGCAGTTGCTGGATCAGATTCGCGGTCAGGTCGATCTCGATCTCGAGCGCTACATTGGGCATGTCGGCTTTCAGCGCCGCAACGAAGGGCGGCAGGCAGCTTGCGGCCGCGATCTCGCCCGCGCCGATCCGCACCACGCCGCTCGCCTCATTGAAGCCGCCGCTGCCGAGCAGCGCGAGCTGCATGTCGCGCAGCAGCGGGGTGCAGTCATTGACGAGTTTACGTCCCGCCGGGGTCAGCGACATGGTGCGCCCGTCGCGGCGGAACAGCGTCGAACCCAGGCGCTGCTCCAGCTCGCGCATCCGCGCCGACACCGCGGGCTGCGTCGTGTTGAGCCGTTCGGCAGCCGCCGAGAAGGTGCCGAGCCGGTCGATCCACAGCAAGGTTTCGAGATGATAGATGGAGATGCGATTGATCGACATCGGTTATGGATAATCGAAAAATAGAACAATTAGAATTGATGATTTATTTGCGCCAAGGTCGCCGCCGATCAGTGGGCCGATCCGCGAGCCGATCAGAGGAAGGGAGTCCCGTCATGGCGAACAAGCAATATCCCGATGCAGCATCCGCGCTCGAAGGGCTGCTCTTCGACGGCATGCAAATCTGCGCGGGCGGCTTCGGCCTGTGCGGCATTCCCGAACGGCTGATCGACGCGATCCGCGACGCCGGGACAAAGGATCTCACCATCGCCAGCAACAATGCCGGCATCGACGGCGAAGGGCTCGGCAAGCTGCTGCGTACGCGGCAGGTCAGGAAGATGATCTCCTCTTATGTCGGCGAGAACAAGGAGTTCGAGCGGCAGTATCTGGCCGGCGAGCTCGAAGTCGAATTCTGTCCGCAGGGCACGCTCGCCGAACGCTGCCGCGCGGGCGGCGCGGGCATCCCCGGCTTCTATACCAAGACCGGCGTCGGCACCGCGGTGGCCGAGGGCAAGGAGGTCAAGAATTTCGACGGGCAGGATTATATCCTCGAACGCGGCATCTTTGCCGACCTCGCGATCGTCAAGGGCTGGAAGGCCGACGAGAGCGGCAATCTGATCTTCCGCAAGACCGCGCGCAACTTCAACCAGCCGATGGCGACCGCGGCCAAGATCTGCGTCGCCGAGGTCGAGGAGATCGTCCCCGTCGGCAGCCTCGATCCCGATTGCATCCATTTGCCCGGCATCTATGTGAAGCGCCTGATCGTCGGCGCGCCCTATGACAAGAAGATCGAATTCCGCACCGTACGCCCGCGGGAAGCCGCATGATGCGCGCGCTTGCCCTGTCGGCCGGCCTGCTGCTCGCCGGCTGCGCCCAGACCGCTGCGACGACGGCGCCCGCCGCGCCCAGCGCCGAAGTGATCGCCTCGCAGGTCGGTGAAAAGCCGACGCCGACCTCGCCGCCGGCGGGACAGCAATGGCTCTATGGTTCGGCGGAGGGCGCGATTGCCTCGGCACAGGTCTATCGCACCATGGCCGATTATGTCCGCATGGCCGCGATTTCGGCGGCGCCGCGCCGCCAGGTCGTGCTCGCCGAAGGATCGACGCCTGTCGCGCCGAAGTTCGACGATTGCGGGGACAAGCCGCTCGCGGCGGTGTTCGACGCCGACGAGACGCTGATCTGGAACGTGGGCGCGATGCGCTACTTTGCCGAGCAGGGGAAGGATTTCGATCCTGCCGTCTGGGACCAGTGGGAAAAGACCGGCGCCGGCAAGGCGGTGGCGATGCCCGGCGTCATCGACGCGCTCGCGATCATGCGCGGTGCGGGGGTGACGATCATCGTCAACACCAACCGCAGCGCCGCCAATCCCAAGGGCAGCGAGGATACGCTGCGCGCCGCCGGCCTCGGCGACTTCAAGCATGGTGAGACGCTGTTCCTGATGGGCGACACGCCCGACGGCGCGAGCAAGGACGGACGCCGGGCGCTGATCGCCTCGCGCTGGTGCGTGATCGCGATGGGCGGCGACCAGCTCGGCGATTTCGCGCAGGCGTTCAACGCGCGCGGTCTGTCGGTCGCCGACCGCAGGACGATGGCGACGAGCGGACCGGTCGCGGGGCTGTGGGGCCATGGCTGGTTCCTCTTCTCCAACCCCGTCTATGGCCCGTCGATCCGCGGCGGCTTTGCCGACATCTTCCCCTCCGACAAGCAATGGGAGCCGAACTGACATGGCCTGGACGCGTGATGATATGGCGGCGCGCGCCGCGAAGGAATTACAGGACGGCTTTTACGTCAATCTGGGCATCGGCATCCCGACGCTGGTCGCCAACCACATCCCCGACGGGATGGACGTGACGCTGCAGTCGGAAAACGGCATGCTTGGCATCGGTCCTTTCCCGATCGAGGGCGAGGAAGACGCCGACCTCATCAATGCGGGGAAGCAGACGATCAGCGAACTGCCGCAGTCGGTCTATTTCAGCTCGGCGGAAAGCTTCGCGA
It encodes:
- a CDS encoding NAD-dependent succinate-semialdehyde dehydrogenase: MTATYDADLQLFIDGAWRSGEGREARPVYNPATAATIAELPVATAADLDEALAAAARGWPVWRAKTPDERAALMRKAAGLIRERADHIATLLTLEQGKPIAEARGEVLSASSLLEYFAEQGKRIEGRVVQRPAGQRAMVLKQPVGPVAAFSPWNFPVNLMIKKVAPALAAGCVVIAKAPEETPGCTSAIMRCLADAGIPGDVVQLVYGNPDMISRHLLGSEVIRKVSFTGSTAVGKHLMKLAADRVQRITMELGGHAPVLVFDDCDLETTLDRVVTQKFRNAGQVCVSPTRFYVQDGIYDAFVKGFAERTARVKIGSGLDAGTQMGPLANARRAPALEAMIADATAKGARVIAGGAATGEGYFFQPTALADVPLDADAMNNEPFGPMALIRPFATEEDALEQANRLPYGLAAFAFTENGRRINRVADGIESGMVGINSFVISANDMPFGGIKESGFGSESGPEGLDGYLVAKAVHIY
- a CDS encoding TIGR02466 family protein, yielding MPVRTLFATNFYEADIAAPDLLQELEESCRLFAREDGAGKAWSRAHGYRGYTSYASLDDLPDRDPAFHDLKRLLDKHVKAFAKACHFDLAKPLKLDSLWVNVLKPGGTHSGHIHPHSIVSGTFYVAVPSGSGALKLEDPRLAMLMAAPGRSEDAPESLQPFIYAAPAAGRIFLWESWLRHEVMPNAGKDERISISFNYR
- a CDS encoding SMP-30/gluconolactonase/LRE family protein; the encoded protein is MAEFELIADGLRFPEAPVVMDDGSVIVTEIEAGRITRCWPGGRKVVVAAPGGGPNGLAIGPDGKLYCCNNGGFEYTESNGYLAPHGIAKDYSGGRIERIDIETGAVEILYKSGDNGVVLRGPNDIMFDSHGGFWFTDHGKVDYEKRCHDIVGIFYAKADGSFIEEVIFPSNNPNGVGLSPDGKALYAAETYTCRLMKFNITAPGKVAPDAGPGGPGIPLYRPAGYKFFDSLAMEASGNICVATIGECGISVVSPSGELVEFVATDDIFTTNIAFGGADMQDAYITLSGTGRLVKTRWNRPGLTLQY
- a CDS encoding VIT1/CCC1 transporter family protein produces the protein MRRDTHRETHAVARIGWLRAAILGANDGIVSTASLIAGVAAAGAAQPSILLTGTAGLVAGAMSMAAGEYVSVSSQGDAEKADIAKERHELATDPEFELEELTQIYQERGLDRPLAEQVAAQLTAHNALDSHLRDELGLTHHMKARPVQAAVASAASFTAGAALPLLVVFLDTGSSLPWTVSGASLVFLAILGALGAWAGNAPMLRPVLRVTFWGAFAMALTIAIGSLFEAPLG
- a CDS encoding DUF2855 family protein, which translates into the protein MNDTAWTIDIDRDTISKAALARADHAPLRAGEVRVRVDSYAMTANNITYAVFGKPAGLFGNDQGYWDFFAERDAPARLPVWGFATVIESAAEGIAPGDRFYGYYPMASHAVLSAGKIGASGFTDITPRRTTLPPIYNQYQRIEALPDYRADHHDYWPIFRPLFLTGWLIADQFEDEGDYGADQILIASASSKTAIGLGFALAQRAGPRPVSIGLTSKANVAALAAQGIYDRVIAYDDIAMLDAAVPSAFVDMAGNGAVTRAVHGHFGDALKVSIIVGKSHWDAEADAAALAGPERQGFFAPGRSQKRVGDWGAAGFGQRIAEAWLGFMAVAPRIARIDRREGSAAALDAYREMLSGRADPAAGILVIP
- a CDS encoding SDR family oxidoreductase translates to MLLEGKTVIITGASSGIGRAAARLFARHGARLVLGGRDRARLDAVVAEIAADNGTARAVAGDVADAATHEALVAACAPWGGLDIAYNNAGTVGALAPLADQAPGNWDAVIAANLTAAFLGARAQIPSMLARGKGALIFTSSFVGNSVGLPGMACYGAAKAGLLGLVRGITADYGAAGIRANALIPGGTDTAMAGDAESKAWAASLHAMKRIAEPEEIAQAALFLASDMASFVSGSALWAEGGNAAVKL
- a CDS encoding HAD-IA family hydrolase yields the protein MAQYTHVIFDFGGVITASPFEAFNRLEAERGLPRDFVRGVNARNPNTNAWALFERAEIDAATFDTLFAEEARALGHDLEGEAVLAVLAGAVRPQMVAALDTLKAGGFTIGCITNNVPSGKGAGMARSEAMAAEVAAIMARFDHVIESSKVGVRKPDPRIYQMMCAALGVEPAACIYLDDLGINCKPAAGLGMHAIKVTSGEQALADLSAALGVPLP
- a CDS encoding universal stress protein, which codes for MRSILVHADSDAASEGRLQVALDCARRFEGHVSLLIATPLREFVSFDPFGGTYFAAEALAKAQADDLALESRLADRLAKEDVPWDIEMADGEIVSALSGAATLADLAIVSLPKAKGDFRSGPPMLAGDLALTASVPVLALPQDSKALDFDKPALIAWNGSPEAAHAVRAAVPFLKDRPVVIVTIGGDEGDFAAEDAARYLSRHGIHAELRAIERGAETPEERIEKEAGALDAGLIVMGAFGRSRLRETIFGGATQYLVTGGRYPLLLAH
- a CDS encoding LysR family transcriptional regulator, translating into MSINRISIYHLETLLWIDRLGTFSAAAERLNTTQPAVSARMRELEQRLGSTLFRRDGRTMSLTPAGRKLVNDCTPLLRDMQLALLGSGGFNEASGVVRIGAGEIAAASCLPPFVAALKADMPNVALEIEIDLTANLIQQLLTGRTDLAFAAGPIAHPALRTSPIGEVALLWLANPAVAALFERGTGEQQVPVWSLASPSPIHGRMREAIAASRIAQKSLNLCNNARMMIDIARAGGGVGIFPEPMVRAEVAAGTLVELAGLPALAPVEFRVAMRVSDTEPVLTRIFDQAAGLSLTAG
- a CDS encoding CoA transferase subunit A, whose translation is MANKQYPDAASALEGLLFDGMQICAGGFGLCGIPERLIDAIRDAGTKDLTIASNNAGIDGEGLGKLLRTRQVRKMISSYVGENKEFERQYLAGELEVEFCPQGTLAERCRAGGAGIPGFYTKTGVGTAVAEGKEVKNFDGQDYILERGIFADLAIVKGWKADESGNLIFRKTARNFNQPMATAAKICVAEVEEIVPVGSLDPDCIHLPGIYVKRLIVGAPYDKKIEFRTVRPREAA
- a CDS encoding HAD family acid phosphatase gives rise to the protein MMRALALSAGLLLAGCAQTAATTAPAAPSAEVIASQVGEKPTPTSPPAGQQWLYGSAEGAIASAQVYRTMADYVRMAAISAAPRRQVVLAEGSTPVAPKFDDCGDKPLAAVFDADETLIWNVGAMRYFAEQGKDFDPAVWDQWEKTGAGKAVAMPGVIDALAIMRGAGVTIIVNTNRSAANPKGSEDTLRAAGLGDFKHGETLFLMGDTPDGASKDGRRALIASRWCVIAMGGDQLGDFAQAFNARGLSVADRRTMATSGPVAGLWGHGWFLFSNPVYGPSIRGGFADIFPSDKQWEPN